In a single window of the Roseiconus lacunae genome:
- a CDS encoding DUF2190 family protein — translation MSNAIIVPAGATFVHEGDTIPFVPDVDIAPGDVVVLNKLVGVAKFGIYAGARGSITVRGVFSLVKDPTTNIPAGTILYWSEISHHVIKNQYEHSLIGISVEDAPPSTPTVRVRLLQ, via the coding sequence GTGAGCAACGCCATCATCGTTCCCGCTGGGGCCACCTTCGTTCATGAAGGTGACACCATTCCATTCGTGCCAGATGTCGACATCGCACCTGGCGACGTGGTCGTTCTGAATAAGCTGGTCGGCGTCGCCAAGTTCGGCATCTACGCGGGGGCTCGCGGCAGCATCACGGTTCGTGGCGTCTTCAGCCTCGTTAAAGATCCGACCACGAACATTCCCGCCGGCACGATTCTTTATTGGTCCGAGATCAGCCATCACGTGATCAAGAACCAGTACGAGCATTCGCTGATCGGAATCTCGGTCGAAGATGCACCGCCGAGCACACCGACCGTTCGAGTTCGGCTGCTTCAGTAA
- a CDS encoding DUF2190 family protein yields MQAQFVHDGKHVDFTPDVDVQVGSIVIQGDLVGITKRDLKADVLGSIAVEGVFDFPKAMASEDEYSAGQKVYATNDGIITLIDTNTVYLGKVVADVATTDEFVRVRLSQ; encoded by the coding sequence ATGCAAGCTCAATTCGTTCACGACGGCAAACATGTTGACTTCACGCCCGATGTCGACGTCCAGGTTGGTTCCATTGTCATCCAAGGAGACTTGGTCGGCATCACGAAACGCGACCTCAAGGCGGACGTGCTTGGCTCGATTGCCGTTGAAGGTGTCTTCGATTTCCCAAAAGCCATGGCCAGTGAGGACGAGTACTCGGCCGGTCAGAAGGTTTACGCCACGAACGACGGCATCATCACTCTGATTGACACGAACACGGTATATCTCGGCAAGGTCGTCGCCGATGTAGCCACGACCGATGAGTTCGTCCGCGTCCGTCTCAGTCAGTGA
- a CDS encoding phage major capsid protein has protein sequence MPKTLNPKPLEAEAESVPGSLRIVCDDAATITLAAADPPIEGDDKPALRKFSMVAYTGGAMRLGGWPYPVVVDLAGLRVTRKSRPILKDHDRGSIVGHTDDIKINERSLEVAGVISGVGATAQEVIATSENGFPWQASLGASADKVVFIPEGKTAKANGRDHNGPLYIARRSTLGEVSFVALGADDNTEARVAAGQAGEDDVETGDEETTDDLEPVNASLDMTTKPKAKPQSQSLSAVEQMRAEVAAESRRIAGIRKLCGDKHPTVEADAIEQGWSITKTELALLRSERPKAPDQSQHSPRYNREVLEAAACLSVGIDEKTLLASYGERTLEAANPLRHIGLKELVAECARSEGIDVPRVFGDGTETIRAGFSSMSLPSIMENVMNKTLLAAYQNTPIAAFDLCSVGTVSDFKEVSRYRLLGTGGFEQVAPDGELKHGKLSDQKFTNKADTYGQILTLTRHDIINDDLNAFMDIPRQMGRSGAESIDDLFFTLLLKNSGFFSSANANFLQGPDTKFGPDSLTVAKTTFRKQKAGPGGKPKDQKPINIRPEYLVVPVELETEAELLMGSAQLMIDAQGSPTKIPVDNPHRNKYRVISTPHLSDTYYQGASGTAWYLFANPRVLPAFEIVFLNGRRTPVIERVEMPPNTLGMGFRSYIDFGVNSQDHRAAVKVAGE, from the coding sequence AGACGCTGAACCCCAAACCGCTTGAAGCGGAAGCCGAATCCGTCCCCGGTTCGCTGCGTATCGTCTGCGATGACGCCGCGACGATCACGCTAGCAGCGGCTGATCCACCGATCGAAGGTGACGACAAGCCGGCGCTGCGGAAGTTTTCGATGGTGGCTTACACCGGCGGCGCGATGCGATTGGGCGGTTGGCCTTATCCAGTTGTCGTCGACTTGGCTGGTCTGCGTGTGACTCGAAAGTCGCGACCGATTCTGAAAGACCACGACCGCGGATCAATCGTCGGCCACACCGACGACATCAAGATCAACGAACGATCGCTCGAGGTTGCTGGTGTCATCTCCGGAGTCGGCGCGACGGCCCAAGAAGTGATCGCGACCAGCGAAAACGGTTTCCCTTGGCAGGCGTCGCTCGGAGCCAGCGCCGACAAGGTGGTCTTCATCCCTGAAGGCAAGACTGCCAAAGCCAATGGGCGTGATCACAATGGCCCGCTCTACATCGCCCGCAGATCCACTCTGGGTGAAGTCTCTTTCGTCGCACTCGGTGCCGACGACAACACCGAGGCTCGCGTCGCCGCCGGCCAAGCCGGTGAGGACGATGTGGAAACAGGCGATGAAGAAACCACGGACGACCTTGAACCTGTCAACGCGAGTCTCGACATGACGACGAAGCCGAAAGCCAAACCACAATCGCAATCGCTTTCGGCTGTCGAGCAGATGCGTGCCGAGGTCGCTGCCGAGTCCCGCCGCATCGCCGGCATTCGCAAACTCTGCGGCGACAAGCATCCCACCGTCGAAGCCGACGCGATCGAGCAAGGCTGGTCCATCACGAAAACGGAACTTGCCTTGTTGCGAAGCGAACGCCCTAAAGCTCCCGATCAATCGCAACACTCGCCGCGATACAACCGCGAGGTCCTCGAAGCCGCGGCTTGCTTGTCGGTTGGCATCGACGAAAAGACACTTCTCGCAAGCTATGGCGAACGAACACTCGAAGCCGCCAACCCGCTCCGTCATATTGGCTTGAAGGAACTCGTCGCCGAGTGTGCTCGCAGCGAAGGCATCGACGTTCCACGTGTGTTTGGCGACGGAACCGAAACCATCCGCGCTGGTTTCTCATCCATGAGCCTGCCGAGCATCATGGAAAACGTCATGAACAAGACGTTGCTTGCTGCTTACCAGAACACGCCGATCGCCGCTTTTGATCTGTGCAGTGTCGGGACCGTCTCCGACTTCAAAGAGGTTTCACGCTATCGACTGCTTGGTACCGGCGGCTTTGAACAGGTTGCTCCCGACGGCGAGCTGAAACACGGAAAACTGTCGGACCAGAAGTTCACGAACAAGGCCGACACCTACGGTCAGATCCTCACGCTGACTCGTCATGACATCATCAACGATGATCTCAACGCCTTCATGGACATCCCACGCCAAATGGGACGCTCCGGTGCCGAGTCGATCGACGATTTGTTCTTCACGCTGCTGCTGAAGAACTCGGGATTCTTCTCCTCGGCGAACGCCAACTTTCTACAAGGTCCCGACACCAAGTTCGGTCCGGATAGCCTGACCGTTGCCAAGACGACCTTCCGTAAACAGAAGGCTGGTCCAGGCGGCAAGCCCAAGGACCAGAAGCCAATCAACATTCGGCCCGAATACTTGGTGGTTCCGGTCGAACTGGAAACCGAAGCGGAACTATTGATGGGCTCGGCCCAATTGATGATCGATGCTCAAGGTTCGCCGACCAAGATTCCGGTCGACAACCCACACCGTAACAAATATCGCGTCATCTCCACGCCACACCTTTCGGATACGTATTACCAAGGCGCGTCCGGCACAGCCTGGTACCTGTTCGCCAACCCGCGAGTCCTGCCGGCGTTTGAGATCGTGTTCCTCAATGGACGTCGCACACCGGTCATCGAACGCGTGGAAATGCCGCCGAACACCCTGGGCATGGGCTTCCGCTCTTACATCGACTTCGGTGTGAACTCTCAAGATCACCGCGCTGCCGTGAAGGTCGCCGGCGAGTAA